The uncultured Pseudodesulfovibrio sp. genome contains the following window.
CTTGTAGCTCAGCTTGCGCTTGGCCGGTGCCGCTTTCCGGGGGGCGGATTCGGGTTCGGCTTTGGGCTTACACGCCTTGACCGGGGCGGGCGCCGTGGCCGGGCGTTGCCTGAGCCAGTCGTCATAGCCGCCCACGTACTCGGCCACCCGGCCATTGCCCTCGAAGGCTATGGACGAGGTGACCACATTGTTCAGGAAGTCGCGGTCGTGGCTGACCAGCAGCAGGGTGCCGGGGTAGTCCATGAGCAGCTCTTCCAGAAGATCCAGGGTCTCGGCATCCAGGTCGTTGGTCGGTTCGTCCATGACCAGGACGTTGGACGGTCTGGTGAACAGCTTGGCCAGCAAGAGCCGGTTGCGCTCGCCGCCGGACAGCACGCTGACAGGGACCTTGGCCCGGTCCGGGGTGAACAGGAAATCCTTGAGGTGGGACATGACGTGGCGGCGGTTGCCGTTGATGTCCACGAAGTCGTTGCCCTCGGCGACGTTGTAGCGGGCCGAACGGGTCTCATCGAGCTGGAGGCGCAGCTGATCGAAATAGTTGATCTGGAGGTTCACTCCGTGGCGCACGCTGCCGGACTGCGGCGTTAACTCGCCGAGCAGGATTTTCAGCAGAGTGGTCTTGCCCGCGCCGTTGGGGCCGATGAGGCCGACCTTGTCTCCGCGCATGACGGTGGTGGAGAAGTCCGCGATCAGGGCTTTGTCATCGAACCCGAAACAGAGGTCCTTGGCTTCGATGACGAGCTTGCCCGTGCGTTCAGCCTCCTGAATGACCATCTTCACCGAGCCCACGCGCTCCCGTCGTGCGCTCCGTTCCGCGCGCATCTTCCGCAGGTCCCGGACACGGCCCATGTTTCGGGTGCGCCGGGCTTTGATGCCCTGACGGATCCAGGTTTCCTCCTCGGCCAGCTTGCGGTCGAAGTTGTGGTTCTGCTTGGCCTCCGCAGACAGAGCTTCATCCTTGCGTTCGAGATAGGTCTCGTAGTCGCATTCCCAACTGGTCAGTCGTCCACGGTCCAGCTCCACGATGCGCGTGGCTAGCCTGCGCAGGAAGGCGCGGTCATGGGTGACGAAGAGCAGGGCCGCGTTTTGGCGCAACAGGAAGTCCTCAAGCCAGGAGATGGAGTCGATGTCCAGGTGGTTGGTGGGCTCGTCCAGGATGAGCAGTTCCGGGCCGGAAACCAGGGCGCGGGCCAGGAGCACGCGGCGTTTGGTGCCGCCGGAAAGGGAGGAAAAAAGGTCGTCGCCGTCGAGCTTGAGGTGCGAGAGCACGGTTTCGATGGTCTGGTGGTGCGGCCAGCCGCCGGCGTCTTCCAGGGCGTGCTGGGCGTTCTCGAGTCGATCCACCAGATCCTGCCCCGGGTCCGGATATTCGGCCAGGGCGCGGGCTGCGTCATGGTAGGCGGCCAGATGTTCGCCAACCTCGCCCAACCCCTTGGCCGTAATGTCGTAGACCGTGCCCTCCAGAGTCTGGGGGACTTCCTGGGGGAGCATGGCCACTCGGCAGCCGCGCTGATAGTCCACGGAACCCGTGTCCGGCGGGGTAATGCCCTCGATGATGGACAGCAGTGTGGACTTGCCTTCGCCGTTACGGCCGAGCAGGCACACGCGCTCGCCCGGCTCGATCTGCATGGACACCTTGTCCAGCAGTACCGTGCCGGTGAAATTGATCGATATATCTCGTAAACTGACCAGGGCCATGGCGTCGCTCAAAGAAAAGGGGCTGCGGACAGCCCCGTTGATGTTTGGTTACCCGCAGGCGTCCTGAAACGCCTTGTGTCGTTCACCGTAGGGCGGATACTTGAAGAATGCCGAGCCGGACACGAGGACATCCACGCCCGCTTCTGTCAGCTCGCGCGCGTTGTCCAGGGTCACGCCGCCGTCGATCTGGATCAGGGTCTCGGCTCCGGCCTCGTCGATCATCTTTTTGAGATCGCGGACCTTGTCCAGGCAGAACGGGATGAACTTCTGCCCGCCAAACCCAGGATTCACGGACATGACTAACACCATGTACAGCTGGGGCAGGAGATAGCGGATGGTTTCGGGCGAGGTGTGCGGGTTCAGCGCCACTGCGGGCTTGGCTCCGGCCTCGGCGATCTGTGCGCAGACCCGCTCCAGGTGGGTGCACGCCTCTGCGTGAACGCAGATCAGGTCTGCCCCGGCATCGACAAATTCGCCGATGTACCGGCCCGGGTCCTCGATCATCAGGTGGCAGTCGAAAAAGAGTTTGGACTTGGCACGCATGGCCTTGATGATCGGCGGCCCGAAGGTGATGTTGGGCACGAACATGCCGTCCATGACGTCCAGATGGACCCAGGACAGGCCTGCGGCTTCCAGGGCTTTCAGCTCGGTTTCTATGTTGGCGAAATCCGAGGAGAGCATGGAGGGGGAAAGTATCATTCGCGTCGCTCCGCTTGGTGGTTTTGCTGGCAAAGGTGTACCTGCTCGCGGTTTGGACCGCAAGTCTTTCAAGCTTGTCGGCCCGGCCGGGGACAAATTTATCATTTTGCCTTTGTTGAAAATGCTGTAGGCGTACTCTATGGCTATCCTCAAGCTCAAAATACTTCCCTTCTTCCTCTTTTTTTGGGGGCTGCTCTTTCTCGTATCGACCGGTACGGCCCGGGCAGACCATGTCCAATTCTACGTCGATGCGCTGCCGCCCTATGCCGTGTTGCACGAAGACAGTCCGCCAACCGGGTTCGCTGTGGAGCTGATGGGGCATTTGATGGACGAAGTCGGAGAGCATTTCGCGCCTTCAGACATCAAGGTGATGAATTGGGCACGGGCCGTCCACGAGGTCGAGGTGGTGGCCGGGACCTCGCTGCTCGTACTGGCCAAACTTCCGGAGCGGGTTGATCGTTTCAAGTGGGTTGGACCGATGGACACGCTTCCCATAGGCGTTTTCGCGGCCAAGGATTCTCACGTAGTGGTCAAGAAGGTGAGCGACTTGAAAAAGTACAGCATCGGCATGGTCCGCAACACGGCGCCATACCGCGTCCTGATCAAGGCCGTTCCCGAAATCTGGCAAAATCTCATCATGCTCAGCGGTATTCCCGCCCAGCTCAGAATGCTTCGGGAGGGCAGGGTCGATGTGATTGTCCAGGCCGTGGGCGCGTCCAACACCCTGATGGACGATGAGGGCATGGATACGGAGAACTACCGTATCGTTTACCGGTTCGAGCCGTTGCAGATATATTTCGGGTTCAACAAGAGCACGAATGACAAACTGATCCGTCGGCTCCAGTCGGCTCTGGACCGGTTCAAACAAGT
Protein-coding sequences here:
- a CDS encoding transporter substrate-binding domain-containing protein, with product MAILKLKILPFFLFFWGLLFLVSTGTARADHVQFYVDALPPYAVLHEDSPPTGFAVELMGHLMDEVGEHFAPSDIKVMNWARAVHEVEVVAGTSLLVLAKLPERVDRFKWVGPMDTLPIGVFAAKDSHVVVKKVSDLKKYSIGMVRNTAPYRVLIKAVPEIWQNLIMLSGIPAQLRMLREGRVDVIVQAVGASNTLMDDEGMDTENYRIVYRFEPLQIYFGFNKSTNDKLIRRLQSALDRFKQVDASGTSPYDRLREKFFGGAEAEVSGETDAE
- a CDS encoding ATP-binding cassette domain-containing protein; this translates as MALVSLRDISINFTGTVLLDKVSMQIEPGERVCLLGRNGEGKSTLLSIIEGITPPDTGSVDYQRGCRVAMLPQEVPQTLEGTVYDITAKGLGEVGEHLAAYHDAARALAEYPDPGQDLVDRLENAQHALEDAGGWPHHQTIETVLSHLKLDGDDLFSSLSGGTKRRVLLARALVSGPELLILDEPTNHLDIDSISWLEDFLLRQNAALLFVTHDRAFLRRLATRIVELDRGRLTSWECDYETYLERKDEALSAEAKQNHNFDRKLAEEETWIRQGIKARRTRNMGRVRDLRKMRAERSARRERVGSVKMVIQEAERTGKLVIEAKDLCFGFDDKALIADFSTTVMRGDKVGLIGPNGAGKTTLLKILLGELTPQSGSVRHGVNLQINYFDQLRLQLDETRSARYNVAEGNDFVDINGNRRHVMSHLKDFLFTPDRAKVPVSVLSGGERNRLLLAKLFTRPSNVLVMDEPTNDLDAETLDLLEELLMDYPGTLLLVSHDRDFLNNVVTSSIAFEGNGRVAEYVGGYDDWLRQRPATAPAPVKACKPKAEPESAPRKAAPAKRKLSYKEKFELEKKREELKAMPARIETLETELGALQERMGSADYYKNSGEVMADDQKRLETLESDLEIAYETWEELETALEGVELD
- the rpe gene encoding ribulose-phosphate 3-epimerase is translated as MILSPSMLSSDFANIETELKALEAAGLSWVHLDVMDGMFVPNITFGPPIIKAMRAKSKLFFDCHLMIEDPGRYIGEFVDAGADLICVHAEACTHLERVCAQIAEAGAKPAVALNPHTSPETIRYLLPQLYMVLVMSVNPGFGGQKFIPFCLDKVRDLKKMIDEAGAETLIQIDGGVTLDNARELTEAGVDVLVSGSAFFKYPPYGERHKAFQDACG